A section of the Girardinichthys multiradiatus isolate DD_20200921_A chromosome 5, DD_fGirMul_XY1, whole genome shotgun sequence genome encodes:
- the LOC124869198 gene encoding atypical chemokine receptor 3, producing the protein MLNTSLYDNSTSTGGQRVQLLWYHYPECVVAPQPFVFYFVVKVFNLVIGTPGNIFVIWQIASKKKNTSTSDVFFFNLAVLDAYFCLMTPIELVNRLELGDEKIWIFQRFAYGVKDLAPLFLVCICVDRYMAVAHPVFFSSYQETIARICICVFIWIFIMPYSIIKGLWGIMSVSGIFGGVILFAFGVMVFCNISVIWVLRHSMAGKEKMHPVKKRAFKMVLKNLGIIAFNYLPPVAFMPFVSYYTYFEYRCQISISVFSIMDLSCSIEPLLFISKTEGLFGMWCKKKASETPDDIKV; encoded by the exons ATGTTAAACACCAGCCTTTATGACAACTCTACCAGCACCGGGGGTCAACGCGTTCAGCTGCTGTGGTATCATTACCCAGAATGTGTCGTGGCTCCTCAGCCCTTTGTCTTCTACTTTGTGGTCAAGGTGTTCAACCTGGTCATTGGGACTCCAGGTAACATCTTCGTCATCTGGCAAATAGCTTCGAAGAAAAAGAACACCTCCACGTCCGACGTCTTCTTCTTCAACCTGGCCGTGCTGGATGCCTACTTCTGCTTGATGACCCCAATAGAGTTGGTCAACAGGTTAGAGCTGGGCGACGAAAAGATCTGGATCTTCCAGAGGTTTGCATATGGGGTGAAGGACCTAGCGCCACTCTTTCTC GTGTGTATCTGTGTGGACCGCTACATGGCTGTCGCACACCCAGTGTTTTTCTCGAGTTACCAAGAGACCATCGCCCGCATTTGCATTTGTGTCTTCATCTGGATTTTTATAATGCCCTACAGCATAATTAAGGGGCTTTGGGGAATTATGAGTGTGAGCGGCATCTTCGGTGGGGTCATCCTCTTCGCATTTGGGGTCATGGTCTTCTGCAACATCTCCGTCATCTGGGTGCTCCGCCACTCGATGGCAGGAAAGGAAAAGATGCACCCAGTGAAGAAGAGAGCCTTTAAGATGGTGCTGAAAAACCTGGGCATCATTGCCTTCAACTACTTGCCACCTGTGGCCTTTATGCCCTTTGTGTCTTATTACACATATTTTGAGTACCGTTGTCAGATCAGCATCAGTGTGTTCTCCATCATGGATCTAAGCTGCAGCATTGAGCCGCTGCTGTTCATCTCAAAGACGGAAGGACTGTTTGGTATGTGGTGCAAGAAGAAAGCCTCAGAAACCCCGGATGACATCAAGGTTTAA
- the LOC124869170 gene encoding uncharacterized protein LOC124869170 has translation MARRSSRLVSGGYYNSDEESDSSSVTNISYRENPVKVFKKKSGARKAASRTNSNASSVTPETPVTPGLTPVTSPLRSPSQPTMRTAPYIPAVTTPRPALTPSSTHCHMSTPCHSRTPERKPHPGPGSSGLLALHHRPKDKEPSQSGVDSSGYSSSEGPYRKPLPATSTPRASSSSSGGAPSPGYKSRISDAFYKLMDSTSVMAADVHKKVLDVTSSAKASVSDRMKKACGLALLLFIILLCIWLLLPLFTSFISRMTVTKSPSQTLPKIQPVIPTTSVPPQPNIIPTPVVEPGVISAAVEAKMQHFLVELQVKQENLLSQLKEQHQLDMDFMKAKLEAADSDIRRYLEQEISGLGRQIAGYQTESHSAAASFSLKIETLEKQNAKLSQELSSIQPMPAPTPCPETSVAPVHNQLTPELQQAMERWFTDRIKEQDAIRLGDKADCTECRRPMADKMADFALETQGASIVSTRCSETYRIRSACVTLFGFPLWYPSESPRTVIQGYPVLLPGKCWAFHGVQGTLVISLSHPISITHVTLDHLPRYNSPTGHINSAPKDFEVYGLKNDTEEGTLLGTFTYDENRESTQTFKLPNPSDALYRCVELRVLSNWGHVEYTCLYRFRVHGRIAST, from the exons ATGGCTCGCAGGAGTTCTCGCCTGGTGTCCGGTGGTTACTACAATTCAGACGAGGAATCTGATTCAAGTAGTGTGACCAACATCTCCTACAGAGAAAACCCTGTCAA GGTTTTCAAGAAGAAGTCAGGGGCCCGTAAGGCTGCCTCCCGCACCAACAGCAATGCTAGTTCTGTCACTCCTGAGACTCCAGTCACTCCAG GTCTGACTCCAGTAACCAGCCCTTTGCGCAGTCCCAGTCAGCCCACCATGAGGACTGCCCCTTACATCCCCGCTGTGACGACCCCTCGGCCGGCTCTGACTCCATCGTCTACCCATTGTCACATGTCCACGCCATGCCACTCAAGAACCCCAGAGAGGAAGCCTCATCCTGGCCCCGGCAGCTCCGGTCTGCTGGCTTTACACCACAGACCCAAAGACAAGGAGCCGAGTCAAAGCGGCGTGGACAGCTCAGGGTACTCGTCATCTGAGGGCCCCTACAGGAAGCCTTTACCTGCCACCAGTACACCCAGAGCATCCAGTAGCAGCAGTGGTGGAGCTCCCAGTCCAGGATACAAAAGCAGGATCAGTGATGCCTTTTATAAACTAATGG ATTCAACCTCAGTGATGGCTGCTGATGTCCACAAAAAAGTGCTTGATGTCACATCTTCAG CTAAGGCCTCAGTCAGCGATCGGATGAAGAAGGCTTGTGGTCTGGCTCTCCTGCTTTTCATCATACTTCTGT GTATTTGGTTGCTCCTTCCTTTGTTCACCTCTTTCATCTCCCGCATGACCGTCACAAAGTCCCCATCACAAACACTACCCAAGATTCAACCTGTTATCCCCACCACCAGTGTTCCTCCTCAACCCAACATCATACCCACACCTGTGGTG GAGCCAGGAGtcatttctgctgctgtagaaGCAAAGATGCAGCATTTTCTG gtGGAGCTTCAGGTTAAACAGGAAAATCTTCTCTCCCAG TTAAAGGAGCAACATCAGCTGGACATGGACTTTATGAAAGCAAAGTtggaggcagcagactcagacATTCGCCGTTACCTGGAGCAGGAGATTTCAGGGCTCGGGAGACAGATTGCAGGTTACCAGACAGAAAGCCACTCTGCTGCTGCTAGCTTCAGCCTAAAGATCGAAACTCTGGAGAAGCAAAATGCCAAG CTGTCCCAGGAGCTATCATCCATCCAGCCGATGCCAGCTCCAACCCCCTGTCCTGAGACCAGCGTGGCCCCCGTCCACAACCAACTTACACCAGAGCTCCAACAGGCCATGGAGAGGTGGTTCACTGACCGCATCAAG GAACAGGATGCAATTAGGCTTGGAGATAAAGCAGACTGCACTGAGTGCAGACGTCCCATGGCGGACAAAATGGCAGACTTTGCTCTTGAGACTCAAG GTGCCAGCATTGTCAGCACTCGGTGTTCAGAGACGTATCGCATTCGTTCAGCATGCGTGACTCTTTTTGGTTTTCCTCTTTGGTATCCATCTGAAAGCCCGCGCACTGTTATCCAG GGTTACCCGGTTCTGCTTCCAGGGAAATGTTGGGCATTCCACGGGGTCCAAGGCACCCTTGTCATCTCTCTGTCACACCCCATCAGCATAACTCACGTGACTCTGGACCACCTGCCACGCTACAACTCCCCCACCGGCCACATCAACTCCGCACCAAAGGACTTTGAAGTCTAT ggGCTGAAAAATGACACAGAAGAAGGAACCCTGCTCGGGACATTCACTTACGATGAAAACAGAGAGTCGACTCAGACGTTTAAACTGCCT AACCCCAGTGACGCACTGTATCGGTGTGTTGAGCTGCGAGTTCTCTCTAACTGGGGTCACGTCGAATATACGTGTCTTTACCGATTCCGTGTTCATGGAAGGATCGCCTCCACATAA